The Dyella caseinilytica genome has a window encoding:
- the hemP gene encoding hemin uptake protein HemP, whose protein sequence is MSTTGTLTLSRPSQVPLLASVDVAPATPIRRISSQRLLAGERELVIQHLGSEYHLRLTRNGKLILTK, encoded by the coding sequence ATGTCCACCACCGGTACGCTAACCCTCTCCCGCCCCTCGCAAGTGCCGCTGCTGGCCAGCGTGGATGTCGCCCCGGCCACGCCGATCCGCCGGATTTCCAGTCAGCGGCTTTTGGCTGGCGAGCGTGAGTTGGTCATCCAGCATCTGGGCAGCGAATATCACCTGCGGCTGACCCGCAATGGCAAGCTGATTCTCACCAAGTAA
- a CDS encoding serine hydrolase domain-containing protein: MSLRRLAAALLLLPCPLLAQSTLDTKRVDQIVTAAMTAKHIPALQIAITENGQIVYSKAFGTIDLENDVPATPQSLFRTGSLAKPLTAVAALSLADAGKLDLDAPIQKYCPRFPLKPWPVTTRELLSHTSGIRHYRDDEIDSTQHYASITDGFSIFASDPLLFKPGTKYTYSTYGYSVAGCVIEGAARTSYFSYLQQHVLQPAGMSHTAIDNTFDIVPHRAHGYQYVDGQVKNAGLMDSSYKIPGGGLDTTAEDLARLTSALMDHRILKPDTIASMWTPFKLASGQAAGIGVEPNAAYGLGWELTASNGHTIAWHTGSQQGCNDALALLPDRRFAIAVLTNMEDSHPIGIVNQVLTMFSGQTTAAPEHPN, translated from the coding sequence ATGTCATTACGACGTCTCGCTGCTGCCCTGCTTCTACTGCCATGTCCCCTGCTTGCCCAATCCACGCTTGATACGAAGCGCGTCGATCAGATCGTCACGGCAGCCATGACGGCCAAACACATTCCCGCCTTGCAGATCGCAATAACGGAAAATGGCCAGATCGTGTATTCCAAAGCGTTCGGAACGATCGATCTGGAAAACGACGTACCCGCCACACCGCAATCCCTGTTTCGTACCGGATCACTCGCCAAGCCCCTCACAGCCGTGGCGGCACTGTCACTCGCCGATGCCGGCAAACTCGACCTGGATGCGCCCATCCAGAAGTACTGCCCACGCTTTCCGCTAAAGCCATGGCCCGTCACGACCCGCGAATTGCTGAGCCATACCTCAGGAATCCGACACTACCGGGATGACGAAATCGATAGCACACAACACTACGCATCCATCACCGATGGATTTTCGATTTTTGCCAGTGATCCGCTGCTATTCAAACCGGGCACAAAGTACACCTATTCCACCTATGGCTACTCGGTTGCAGGCTGCGTTATCGAAGGTGCGGCGCGCACGAGCTATTTCAGCTATTTGCAGCAGCATGTGTTGCAGCCTGCTGGCATGAGCCACACGGCCATCGACAATACATTCGACATCGTGCCGCACCGCGCACACGGATACCAATACGTCGATGGACAAGTAAAAAATGCCGGACTCATGGACAGCAGCTACAAGATTCCCGGCGGCGGACTGGATACGACGGCGGAAGATCTGGCCCGGCTGACCTCCGCCTTGATGGATCACCGCATCCTGAAGCCGGACACGATCGCCAGCATGTGGACGCCGTTCAAACTTGCCTCCGGACAGGCGGCTGGCATCGGCGTCGAGCCTAACGCGGCCTACGGCCTCGGCTGGGAACTCACAGCATCGAATGGACACACCATCGCTTGGCACACGGGTAGCCAGCAAGGATGCAACGACGCGTTGGCGCTCCTTCCGGACAGACGCTTCGCCATCGCCGTGCTCACGAACATGGAGGACAGCCATCCCATCGGCATCGTCAATCAAGTACTGACGATGTTCTCAGGGCAGACAACAGCTGCCCCTGAACATCCGAACTGA
- a CDS encoding potassium channel beta subunit family protein yields the protein MQYRRLGRTGLQLSALSFGAWVTFGRQVGRSEARDLMAMAWDNGINFFDNAETYNHGEAERLMGDVLADLRFSRDSYCVSSKVYFGAAEKPRPTQRGLSRKHVIEACHQALERLRVGHLDLYFCHRPDPETPIEETVAAMDTLVRQGKILYWGTSEWPAAAIHEAHRVAQAMHMYAPVVEQPQYNLLHRERVEQEYAPLYASYGMGTTIWSPLASGLLSGKYSQGVPQGSRLTQPGYEWLRDMVLGESGDRVEKVKHLPAIAAELGATPAQLAIAWCLANPHVSTVILGASRKDQLEQNLGALALLPKFDLALKERIERTLA from the coding sequence ATGCAATACCGTCGTCTTGGCCGCACCGGCTTGCAGTTGTCCGCGCTGTCCTTTGGCGCGTGGGTGACATTCGGGCGCCAGGTAGGGCGCTCGGAAGCGCGTGATCTCATGGCGATGGCGTGGGATAACGGCATCAATTTCTTCGACAACGCCGAGACCTACAATCACGGCGAGGCCGAGCGCTTGATGGGCGATGTGCTGGCCGATCTGCGTTTTTCGCGTGATAGCTATTGCGTATCGAGCAAAGTGTATTTTGGCGCGGCGGAAAAACCGCGTCCGACGCAGCGCGGTCTGTCGCGCAAGCATGTGATCGAAGCCTGCCATCAGGCGCTGGAACGTCTGCGCGTGGGGCATCTGGATCTTTACTTCTGCCATCGCCCCGATCCCGAAACACCCATCGAGGAAACCGTGGCGGCGATGGATACGCTGGTTCGCCAGGGCAAGATTCTGTATTGGGGAACCAGCGAGTGGCCGGCCGCCGCGATTCATGAAGCGCATCGCGTCGCACAAGCCATGCACATGTACGCGCCGGTGGTGGAGCAGCCGCAGTACAACTTGTTGCATCGTGAACGCGTGGAGCAGGAATACGCGCCGCTATACGCCAGTTACGGCATGGGTACCACGATCTGGTCGCCGCTGGCGTCGGGCTTGTTGAGCGGCAAGTACAGCCAGGGCGTACCGCAGGGATCGCGCCTGACTCAGCCGGGATACGAATGGCTGCGCGACATGGTGCTGGGCGAGAGCGGGGATCGGGTGGAAAAAGTAAAACACTTGCCAGCCATTGCGGCAGAACTGGGTGCAACGCCTGCGCAACTGGCCATCGCCTGGTGTCTGGCCAATCCACATGTTTCGACCGTGATCCTGGGCGCCAGTCGCAAAGACCAACTGGAACAGAACCTCGGCGCGCTGGCGTTGCTGCCTAAGTTCGATCTGGCCCTGAAGGAACGGATCGAGCGTACGCTCGCGTAA
- a CDS encoding phosphatidylglycerophosphatase A family protein: protein MNERKTLSDAQRRALLSSPAGWLACGFGSGLAPIAQGTFGSLAAILPWLLLRHASLPLNLLVIAVGFAIGVWACDISGRLLGVDDHRSLVWDEFIGQWIALLPALLAPWWAVFLGFALFRLFDVWKPWPIGWLDRHLKGGLGVMIDDVIAGIFAAIVLWLVLRVS, encoded by the coding sequence ATGAATGAACGCAAGACACTTTCTGACGCACAACGGCGCGCACTGCTGTCCAGCCCAGCAGGCTGGTTGGCCTGCGGTTTTGGCTCCGGTCTCGCGCCCATAGCGCAGGGTACATTCGGATCGCTGGCGGCGATTCTGCCCTGGCTGCTGCTGCGGCATGCATCATTGCCACTCAATCTGCTGGTTATCGCAGTGGGCTTTGCGATTGGCGTATGGGCTTGCGATATCTCCGGCCGTCTTCTCGGCGTGGATGATCACCGCAGCCTGGTCTGGGACGAATTTATCGGTCAATGGATCGCCTTGCTTCCGGCGTTGCTCGCGCCATGGTGGGCGGTTTTCCTTGGCTTTGCGCTCTTTCGCCTATTCGATGTGTGGAAGCCTTGGCCGATCGGTTGGCTGGATCGTCACCTCAAAGGTGGGCTTGGCGTGATGATCGACGACGTCATCGCCGGTATTTTTGCTGCGATCGTATTGTGGCTGGTGTTGCGAGTATCGTAA
- the thiL gene encoding thiamine-phosphate kinase, with translation MEFSLIDRIRERTAQGRDDVRLGIGDDAALLAVPAGQELAVAIDTLVEGVHFPQGTSAADIGWKALAVNLSDLAAMGATPAWALLALTLPHADPSFIDGLATGFAQLAQPYRLALVGGDTTRGALTLSVVVHGFVPPGKALLRSAAQVGDSVFVTGTLGDAAAGLKLVQQHANDTDARAGYLIDRLNRPAPRVAAGLALRGYANACIDISDGLLADLGHICASSKVGAEIDASLLPRSSALLDLFDDAASRDFALSGGDDYELCFTVSAQHVAAVQASLARLGCGATRIGRIVEGDRVRVRDAAGQWLEPEHRGWDHFGA, from the coding sequence ATGGAATTTTCCCTCATCGACCGCATCCGCGAACGCACCGCGCAAGGACGTGATGACGTGCGTCTGGGCATCGGCGACGATGCAGCATTGCTCGCCGTACCGGCAGGTCAGGAACTCGCCGTTGCCATCGACACACTGGTCGAAGGCGTGCACTTTCCGCAAGGCACATCGGCAGCCGATATCGGCTGGAAGGCGCTTGCCGTCAATCTCTCCGATCTCGCGGCCATGGGCGCTACGCCTGCCTGGGCCTTACTGGCGTTGACCCTGCCGCATGCCGATCCGTCATTTATCGACGGACTGGCCACCGGCTTCGCACAACTTGCACAACCGTACCGCCTCGCGCTGGTAGGCGGCGATACCACACGTGGTGCATTGACCTTGAGCGTTGTTGTGCATGGCTTCGTGCCACCAGGCAAAGCGTTGCTGCGTTCAGCCGCGCAAGTAGGCGACAGCGTTTTCGTCACGGGTACGCTGGGCGATGCAGCGGCCGGCTTGAAACTGGTTCAACAGCACGCCAACGATACGGATGCGCGAGCGGGCTATCTGATCGATCGCCTCAATCGTCCGGCACCGCGTGTTGCCGCCGGCCTCGCGCTGCGTGGTTACGCGAATGCATGCATCGATATTTCCGATGGCTTGCTTGCCGATCTGGGACACATCTGCGCATCCAGCAAGGTGGGGGCAGAGATCGATGCGTCCTTGCTACCGCGTTCTTCCGCGCTGCTGGACTTGTTCGATGATGCGGCATCGCGTGATTTTGCATTGAGCGGTGGCGATGATTACGAATTGTGCTTCACCGTCTCTGCGCAACACGTTGCGGCTGTGCAAGCCAGTCTTGCGCGACTCGGCTGCGGTGCCACACGAATCGGCCGTATTGTCGAAGGAGATCGCGTGCGCGTGCGTGATGCAGCAGGACAATGGCTGGAACCCGAACATCGCGGCTGGGATCATTTCGGCGCATGA
- the nusB gene encoding transcription antitermination factor NusB yields MNSRPEGIDLAARSRARRRALQALYAWQMSGSSMNSVIEQFRHEQDMEVADLEYFEDLLRGVERNVQAIDEALQPYIDRDVAQIDPIERAVLRLAGYELKFRPDVPYRVIINEAIEVTKRFGADHGHSYVNGVLDKLAAQARGAEKHG; encoded by the coding sequence ATGAATTCGCGTCCCGAAGGCATCGACCTTGCCGCGCGTTCGCGCGCCCGCCGCCGTGCGCTGCAGGCCCTGTACGCATGGCAGATGAGCGGCAGCTCGATGAACTCGGTCATCGAACAGTTCCGTCACGAGCAGGATATGGAAGTGGCGGACCTGGAGTATTTCGAGGATCTGCTGCGCGGCGTGGAGCGGAACGTCCAGGCGATCGACGAGGCGCTGCAGCCTTATATCGATCGCGATGTCGCACAGATCGATCCGATCGAACGTGCGGTGCTGCGACTGGCAGGCTACGAACTGAAATTTCGTCCGGATGTGCCGTATCGCGTGATCATCAACGAGGCGATCGAAGTGACCAAACGCTTCGGCGCGGATCATGGGCACAGCTATGTGAATGGTGTGCTGGATAAGTTGGCGGCGCAGGCACGGGGTGCGGAGAAGCACGGATAA
- the ribH gene encoding 6,7-dimethyl-8-ribityllumazine synthase yields MKTIEGDFATPKGRFAIVAGRFNGFVVEPLVAGARDALVRHGVSDDAIDLIRVPGAWEIGLAAHKLAHSGKYAAVIALGAVIRGATPHFDYVAGECAKALTQAALGSGVPVAFGVLTTDTIEQAIERSGTKAGNKGADAAIAVLEMVNLYGKL; encoded by the coding sequence ATGAAGACCATCGAAGGCGATTTCGCCACGCCCAAAGGCCGTTTTGCCATCGTTGCCGGCCGTTTCAACGGCTTTGTCGTCGAACCACTGGTGGCTGGCGCACGCGACGCGCTGGTGCGCCACGGTGTGAGCGACGATGCGATTGACCTGATCCGTGTGCCGGGCGCCTGGGAAATCGGCCTGGCCGCGCACAAGCTGGCTCATTCCGGCAAATATGCAGCGGTGATTGCGCTCGGCGCGGTGATTCGTGGCGCTACGCCGCACTTCGATTACGTCGCCGGCGAATGCGCCAAGGCGCTGACCCAGGCCGCACTCGGTTCGGGCGTGCCAGTGGCTTTCGGTGTACTCACCACTGACACCATCGAGCAGGCGATCGAGCGCTCCGGCACCAAGGCCGGCAACAAGGGCGCCGATGCGGCCATCGCTGTGCTGGAGATGGTCAACTTGTACGGAAAGCTGTAA
- the ldcA gene encoding muramoyltetrapeptide carboxypeptidase, producing the protein MQAHSSCHVRLVAPSGYPHDRDAMARGVARLHKAGCVVDGEEVLSRAELRYAGSDAQRVADINALATLETLPDVALSIRGGYGATRLLEHLHYDALRERLTGQPMVMVGHSDFTALQMALYARAGLVSFGGPMLGPDFGAVELSPLTWRHFWRTISAPQGNASWDCGEVEEFSAEGPLWGGNLAMLCSLLQTPYFPRIEGGILFVEDVGEPPFRIERLLYQLHLSGVLGRQRALILADFTQCRPAAYDNGYDLADGFAQIRRIAGIPVLSGMPFGHDPDKFTLPFGVPARLRVVGRRASLNFHGYPHLRQPHEPPMG; encoded by the coding sequence ATGCAGGCTCATTCCTCCTGCCACGTACGTTTGGTTGCGCCTTCCGGCTATCCGCATGACCGCGACGCCATGGCGCGTGGCGTGGCCCGCCTTCACAAGGCGGGCTGCGTGGTTGATGGCGAAGAAGTGCTTAGCCGCGCCGAATTGCGTTATGCCGGCAGCGATGCGCAGCGTGTAGCGGATATCAATGCGCTGGCTACGCTGGAGACATTGCCGGATGTCGCGCTGTCGATTCGCGGCGGTTACGGCGCCACGCGTCTGCTGGAACACTTGCACTACGATGCCTTGCGCGAACGCCTGACCGGGCAGCCGATGGTGATGGTTGGCCACAGTGATTTCACGGCGCTGCAAATGGCGCTGTATGCCAGGGCAGGGCTGGTCAGTTTCGGTGGTCCAATGCTGGGGCCGGATTTTGGTGCGGTGGAACTGAGTCCGCTGACCTGGCGCCATTTCTGGCGCACCATCAGCGCGCCGCAGGGCAACGCGAGCTGGGATTGCGGCGAAGTAGAGGAATTCAGCGCAGAAGGGCCACTGTGGGGCGGCAACCTTGCCATGCTATGCAGCCTGCTGCAGACCCCGTACTTTCCCCGCATCGAGGGCGGCATCCTGTTCGTGGAGGATGTGGGCGAGCCGCCCTTCCGGATCGAGCGGCTGCTTTACCAGCTGCATTTGTCCGGGGTGCTGGGACGGCAGCGCGCCCTGATTCTGGCTGATTTCACCCAATGCCGGCCGGCGGCCTACGACAACGGTTACGACCTTGCCGACGGCTTTGCCCAGATCCGGCGGATCGCCGGTATACCGGTGCTGTCCGGCATGCCGTTCGGCCACGATCCGGACAAATTCACCCTGCCGTTCGGCGTGCCAGCGCGGTTACGCGTGGTGGGCCGCCGGGCGAGCCTGAATTTTCACGGTTACCCGCATCTGCGGCAGCCGCATGAACCTCCCATGGGGTGA
- a CDS encoding beta-glucosidase family protein, translated as MSIKDLTFGRVRLRAMGLTALAVACASSAWAQQSAVPPSSLSPDERADQLLKHMSTEDMHHMLQTYNTMQAQQPPGGIGTAGYVPALTKLGIPALQENDAGIGVQNYPLDAGPGKPPGHVRGEQGNTTPLPSTLAIAATWNPQIAYDGGSMIGGEAHAQGINVLLAGGINLTREPRDGRTFEYLGEDPLLASRIDGGEIRGIQSQHVISTIKHYALNDQETNRLTVSSNIDERAMRESDLLAFEMAIEDGHPGSVMCGYNKVNHVWDCSNNHLLNDILKGDWKYPGWVMTDWGADHGVMDAMAGTDQVSGVDFSSGYSLGTNQNSFGKPLLQAIAQGTIPHSRFQDMVHRVLRSMFAVGLFDNPPVIKPLNADADALVSQHAAEQGIVLLKNDQSQLPLEGGIKSVAIIGGHADIGVLSGGGSAQVWPIGGPAIPAVKGPDWQWKVYDPSSPMKALQKLLPNVKITYDDGSNPARAAALAKSSDVALVFATQWTCEGVDMPNLSLPDKQDDLIDAVTAANPHSVVVLENGGPVKMPWLSKVSAVVEAWYPGARGGEAIANVLTGKVNPSGRLPVTFPQDEQQLPRPVITNEQDVNYDIEGAAVGYKWFDEKKLEPLFPFGFGLSYSKFGYSDLHVSSHGDRVTVSFKVTNLGDRAGMDTPQVYVGMPANSGEAPRRLAGFEKVSLQPGQSRTMTLTIDPRLLAVFNAQAHQWQVAAGSYPIQVGHSSRDFVLNRNVTVTAANIAP; from the coding sequence ATGAGTATCAAGGATCTGACGTTCGGACGCGTGCGCTTGCGCGCGATGGGTTTGACGGCACTGGCGGTGGCATGCGCATCGAGCGCATGGGCGCAGCAATCTGCGGTGCCGCCATCGTCCCTCAGTCCCGATGAGCGCGCGGACCAGCTACTCAAGCATATGTCCACCGAGGACATGCACCACATGCTGCAGACCTACAACACCATGCAGGCCCAGCAGCCACCTGGTGGCATCGGCACAGCGGGCTATGTGCCGGCGCTGACCAAGCTCGGTATTCCTGCCCTGCAGGAGAATGATGCAGGTATCGGCGTGCAGAACTATCCGCTGGATGCTGGTCCAGGCAAGCCGCCCGGTCACGTGCGCGGCGAGCAGGGCAACACCACGCCGCTGCCTTCGACGCTGGCCATTGCTGCAACCTGGAATCCGCAGATCGCCTACGACGGCGGCAGCATGATCGGCGGTGAAGCGCATGCACAAGGTATCAACGTGCTGCTGGCCGGTGGCATCAATCTCACGCGCGAACCGCGCGACGGGCGTACGTTCGAATATCTCGGTGAAGATCCGCTGTTGGCTTCGCGCATCGATGGTGGGGAGATCCGCGGCATCCAGTCACAGCATGTGATCTCGACCATCAAGCATTACGCACTGAATGACCAGGAAACCAACCGTCTTACGGTCAGCTCCAACATCGACGAGCGTGCCATGCGCGAGTCGGATCTGCTCGCCTTTGAAATGGCGATCGAGGATGGTCATCCCGGTTCGGTGATGTGCGGTTACAACAAGGTCAACCATGTGTGGGATTGCTCCAACAATCATCTGTTGAATGACATCCTCAAAGGTGACTGGAAGTATCCCGGCTGGGTGATGACCGACTGGGGTGCCGATCACGGCGTGATGGATGCGATGGCGGGTACCGATCAGGTGTCCGGTGTCGACTTTTCCTCCGGCTACAGCCTGGGCACCAACCAGAACAGTTTTGGCAAGCCGCTGCTGCAGGCCATTGCCCAGGGCACCATTCCGCACAGCCGCTTTCAGGACATGGTGCATCGCGTCCTGCGTTCCATGTTTGCTGTGGGACTGTTCGACAATCCGCCGGTGATCAAGCCATTGAATGCGGACGCCGACGCACTGGTTTCACAGCATGCGGCGGAGCAGGGCATCGTGCTGCTGAAGAACGATCAATCGCAGTTACCCTTGGAGGGAGGCATCAAGTCGGTGGCGATCATCGGCGGCCATGCTGATATCGGTGTGTTGTCCGGTGGTGGTTCGGCGCAAGTGTGGCCGATCGGCGGTCCGGCCATTCCGGCAGTAAAGGGGCCGGATTGGCAGTGGAAAGTCTACGATCCTTCTTCGCCGATGAAAGCTCTGCAAAAGCTGCTGCCGAACGTAAAGATTACTTACGACGATGGCAGCAATCCCGCGCGGGCTGCTGCGCTGGCTAAATCGTCCGATGTTGCGCTTGTATTTGCCACGCAGTGGACGTGCGAAGGCGTCGATATGCCCAACCTTTCGTTGCCCGACAAGCAGGATGACCTGATCGACGCGGTGACAGCAGCCAACCCGCATAGCGTCGTGGTGCTCGAAAATGGCGGTCCGGTGAAGATGCCGTGGCTCTCGAAAGTCAGCGCCGTGGTGGAAGCCTGGTATCCAGGCGCGCGCGGCGGTGAGGCGATCGCCAATGTGCTCACGGGCAAGGTCAATCCCTCGGGCCGTTTGCCGGTGACCTTCCCGCAGGACGAGCAGCAACTGCCACGCCCGGTCATCACTAACGAGCAGGATGTCAACTACGACATCGAAGGCGCAGCAGTCGGCTACAAATGGTTCGACGAGAAGAAATTGGAGCCACTGTTCCCGTTCGGTTTCGGTCTCTCCTACAGCAAGTTCGGTTACAGCGATTTGCACGTGAGCAGTCACGGTGATCGCGTCACGGTGAGCTTCAAGGTCACCAATCTGGGTGATCGTGCAGGCATGGACACGCCGCAGGTGTATGTCGGCATGCCGGCCAACAGCGGCGAAGCGCCGCGCCGTCTTGCCGGTTTCGAGAAGGTGTCGTTACAGCCGGGCCAGAGCCGCACGATGACCCTCACCATCGATCCACGTTTGCTTGCTGTGTTCAATGCACAGGCGCATCAATGGCAGGTCGCTGCGGGCAGCTATCCGATACAGGTCGGGCACTCCTCGCGCGACTTCGTATTGAATCGCAATGTGACCGTGACGGCCGCAAACATCGCGCCATAA
- the ribBA gene encoding bifunctional 3,4-dihydroxy-2-butanone-4-phosphate synthase/GTP cyclohydrolase II, whose translation MAFNTIPEILEDIRAGRMVVILDDEDRENEGDLIMAAQMVRPEDINFMVREARGLVCLTLTEQRTRQLGLRPMVSDNTSPYHTNFTVSIEAAEGVTTGISAHDRARTIQVAVKTDAKPQDLSQPGHIFPLTAQPGGVLTRAGHTEAGCDLAALAGLEPAAVLIEVLHEDGSMARRPELELFAKKHGLKIGSIADLIRYRLETEKTVQRVYEDDVQTEFGPFRLVAYRDAIKHGLHFALVRGNVEDAAPVLARVHVRNTLSDVLHLQRDDLGLTVTSALRRIADENRGVLLVLSGEDTPEALLRRLNRQPATQAPEEMQQQEWRQHGLGAQILTDLGVHRLRVLGTPRKLVGLAGFGLEVVEYTE comes from the coding sequence ATGGCATTCAATACCATCCCCGAAATCCTCGAAGACATCCGCGCTGGCCGCATGGTGGTGATCCTCGACGACGAAGATCGCGAGAACGAAGGCGATCTGATCATGGCCGCGCAGATGGTGCGGCCTGAAGACATCAACTTCATGGTGCGTGAGGCGCGTGGTCTGGTCTGTCTCACGCTGACCGAACAGCGCACGCGCCAACTCGGCTTGCGCCCGATGGTGAGCGACAACACCTCGCCGTATCACACCAACTTCACCGTCTCGATCGAAGCGGCCGAAGGTGTTACCACCGGCATTTCTGCACACGACCGCGCGCGCACGATCCAGGTGGCGGTGAAGACCGATGCGAAGCCGCAGGATCTTTCGCAGCCGGGTCATATCTTTCCGCTCACCGCGCAGCCTGGCGGCGTGCTCACTCGCGCGGGCCATACGGAAGCAGGTTGTGATCTCGCTGCGCTGGCAGGGCTGGAACCTGCCGCGGTGCTGATCGAAGTACTGCATGAAGACGGCTCGATGGCGCGACGCCCCGAACTGGAATTGTTCGCGAAAAAGCACGGCTTGAAGATCGGCTCGATTGCCGACCTGATCCGCTACCGTCTGGAAACCGAAAAAACGGTGCAGCGCGTTTATGAAGACGACGTGCAGACCGAGTTCGGCCCGTTCCGCCTGGTCGCATATCGCGATGCCATCAAGCATGGGCTGCATTTTGCCCTGGTGCGCGGCAACGTCGAAGACGCTGCCCCTGTGCTCGCGCGCGTGCACGTACGCAACACCTTGTCGGATGTATTGCATCTGCAGCGCGACGATCTGGGTTTGACGGTGACCTCGGCCCTGCGTCGGATCGCTGATGAAAATCGCGGCGTGCTGCTGGTGCTCTCCGGCGAGGACACGCCCGAAGCGTTGTTACGTCGCCTCAATCGCCAGCCGGCCACCCAGGCTCCCGAGGAAATGCAGCAGCAGGAGTGGCGTCAGCACGGACTGGGCGCGCAGATCCTGACGGACCTGGGCGTGCATCGCCTGCGCGTACTGGGCACGCCGCGCAAGCTGGTGGGGTTGGCGGGATTCGGGCTTGAGGTTGTCGAATACACAGAGTAA
- a CDS encoding riboflavin synthase, whose product MFTGIVQSVGRIARLEPRGGDVRLHVDTTDLDLSDVQLGDSIAVSGVCLTAVTREARGFAADVSNETLSLTTLGKHKAGDPVNLEKALRLADRLGGHLVSGHVDGVGKVVSVTPDGRSQRWTFEVPAQLARYIASKGSICIDGTSLTVNEVSGNRFGVNLIPHTVEHTAFHARRAGDAVNIEVDVVARYVERLIGGSETSRIDEAFLKQHGFA is encoded by the coding sequence ATGTTTACCGGTATTGTGCAAAGCGTGGGCCGCATCGCGCGGCTGGAACCGCGCGGCGGCGACGTGCGTCTGCATGTCGATACGACCGATCTCGATCTTTCTGATGTGCAGCTCGGCGACAGCATTGCCGTTTCCGGTGTGTGCCTGACCGCCGTGACGCGGGAAGCGCGTGGATTCGCGGCAGACGTTTCCAACGAAACCCTCTCGCTTACGACGCTCGGCAAGCACAAAGCTGGCGATCCGGTGAATCTGGAGAAAGCCTTGCGGCTGGCCGATCGCCTGGGCGGCCATCTGGTGTCCGGCCATGTCGACGGTGTGGGCAAGGTGGTTTCGGTGACGCCGGATGGGCGCTCCCAGCGTTGGACGTTTGAAGTGCCGGCCCAGCTTGCGCGTTATATCGCGTCGAAAGGCTCGATCTGCATTGACGGCACCAGTCTTACCGTCAACGAGGTAAGCGGCAATCGATTCGGAGTCAACCTTATCCCCCATACAGTGGAACATACAGCGTTCCATGCACGCCGAGCTGGCGATGCGGTGAATATCGAGGTGGATGTGGTGGCGCGCTACGTGGAACGCTTGATCGGAGGTAGTGAAACCTCGCGTATCGATGAGGCGTTTTTGAAGCAGCACGGCTTCGCATAA